From the Clostridium putrefaciens genome, one window contains:
- a CDS encoding aldehyde dehydrogenase has product MIKVNKLIDLQRNHFLSGNTLPIGERINLLKKLKASIISNEDDILNGLWKDLRKSKFESYATEIGLVLGEINLAIKNVEKWSRPKKKLTPLVHFPAKSYIYPNPHGVILIMSPWNYPFQLTMSPLVGAISAGNSVVIKPSKYSPNTNIVLKKIIKECFSIEQVDIIYEDGGREAIKEILEQKFDYIFFTGSVGTGRIVMEAAAKNLTPITLELGGKSPCIVDKDADVELSAKRIVWGKFLNAGQTCVAPDYLLVNSLVKLKLIDAIKKYIKQFYGEHPKESPDYPRIINVKQFDRLKSYLQKGNVILGGNNIREELYFEPTIIDNITLEDEIMNEEIFGPIFPIIEFENLNEAINLINSRPKPLALYYFSKSKESQEIILRNTTSGGACINDTVIQVASHYIPFGGVGESGMGGYHGESSFETLSHYKSVIKRGTLDINFRYAPYKDKFNLLKKIMKR; this is encoded by the coding sequence ATGATTAAAGTAAATAAGTTAATAGACTTACAAAGAAACCATTTTTTAAGTGGAAATACTCTTCCAATAGGAGAGAGAATTAATTTGTTGAAAAAGCTTAAGGCTTCAATAATTTCTAATGAAGATGACATACTAAATGGATTATGGAAGGATCTTAGAAAATCAAAATTTGAATCATATGCTACAGAAATAGGACTAGTACTAGGAGAAATAAATTTAGCTATAAAAAATGTAGAAAAATGGTCAAGACCAAAAAAGAAATTAACGCCCTTAGTTCATTTTCCAGCAAAAAGTTATATATATCCAAATCCTCATGGCGTAATTCTTATAATGTCGCCTTGGAACTATCCTTTCCAACTTACAATGTCACCTTTAGTAGGTGCCATATCAGCAGGGAATAGTGTTGTTATAAAGCCATCTAAATATTCACCTAATACAAATATAGTATTAAAAAAGATAATTAAAGAATGTTTTTCTATAGAACAGGTAGACATAATTTATGAAGATGGTGGAAGAGAAGCTATTAAGGAAATATTAGAACAAAAATTTGATTACATATTCTTTACAGGGAGTGTAGGTACTGGAAGAATAGTTATGGAAGCTGCAGCGAAAAATCTTACACCAATTACTTTAGAGCTTGGTGGGAAAAGTCCATGCATAGTTGATAAAGATGCAGATGTAGAACTTTCAGCTAAGAGGATAGTTTGGGGTAAATTTTTAAATGCTGGACAAACGTGTGTAGCACCTGATTATTTACTTGTAAATAGCTTAGTAAAATTAAAACTTATAGATGCTATTAAAAAATATATAAAACAATTTTATGGTGAACACCCTAAAGAAAGCCCTGATTATCCTAGAATCATCAATGTGAAGCAGTTTGATAGGTTAAAATCATATTTACAAAAAGGAAATGTAATTTTAGGAGGTAATAATATAAGAGAAGAATTATATTTTGAGCCTACCATAATAGACAACATTACCTTGGAAGATGAGATAATGAATGAGGAAATATTCGGACCTATATTTCCTATTATAGAATTTGAAAACTTAAATGAGGCAATTAATTTAATAAATAGTAGACCAAAGCCTCTTGCGCTTTATTATTTTTCAAAGAGTAAGGAATCACAGGAAATTATACTTAGGAATACTACATCAGGAGGAGCATGTATAAATGATACTGTAATACAAGTGGCATCACATTATATACCTTTTGGTGGGGTAGGTGAAAGTGGCATGGGCGGATATCATGGAGAATCAAGCTTTGAAACTTTATCTCACTATAAATCAGTTATAAAAAGAGGAACATTGGATATTAATTTTAGATATGCACCATACAAAGACAAGTTTAATCTATTAAAGAAAATAATGAAAAGATAA
- a CDS encoding anti-sigma-I factor RsgI family protein, with translation MDCKFMLVENKYKFVYTQKIIMLEDNFVNKIKDDIYLFIKELSLYGIVLKDLCKSCPPYDVKNQLLNISFSLVENPNITNLIKKDRSLPIKRLSILTDKSPRFISKWENYLIAYYLIISNPQYNNIKNYLNIQATNIDLIESISNKSKLNSDSNEDNVISTALTLYDESQSNNLCTGILLISHRNRGIILNSYGEFIRIKLLDEPSSQIGLIVSGIKSKSLKLYRYSLSISIFVLIILSLIYLLLQNQISTTIILEANASLNISVNMMHKVTKVTPKDTNGKEISSSLNLTGKSINQSLELILNKGKELNFIEERSTIYIYINGNKLNKNDLSSCESFVKQNRIDARINNSGENHNINPQ, from the coding sequence ATGGATTGTAAATTTATGCTAGTTGAAAACAAATATAAATTCGTTTATACTCAAAAAATAATAATGTTAGAAGATAATTTTGTTAATAAGATTAAAGATGATATTTATTTATTTATCAAAGAATTATCTCTATATGGGATAGTTCTAAAAGACCTTTGTAAAAGTTGTCCACCTTACGATGTAAAAAACCAACTTTTAAATATCAGTTTTTCCCTAGTAGAAAATCCAAATATAACAAACTTAATTAAAAAAGATAGATCTCTTCCAATAAAAAGGTTATCAATATTAACTGATAAATCTCCACGTTTTATATCAAAGTGGGAAAATTATTTAATAGCTTATTATTTAATAATTTCTAATCCTCAATATAATAATATAAAAAATTATCTTAATATACAAGCAACAAATATAGATTTGATAGAAAGTATTTCTAATAAGTCAAAATTAAATTCTGATTCTAATGAAGATAATGTCATAAGCACTGCATTGACTCTATATGATGAATCTCAATCTAATAACTTATGTACAGGAATCTTATTAATATCACATAGGAATAGAGGTATAATATTAAATTCTTATGGAGAATTCATAAGAATAAAATTACTTGATGAACCTTCTTCTCAAATAGGATTAATTGTGTCAGGTATTAAATCAAAATCCTTGAAACTTTATAGATATTCTTTATCAATAAGTATCTTTGTTTTAATAATTCTAAGTTTAATATATCTACTTTTGCAAAATCAGATATCTACCACTATAATTTTAGAAGCTAATGCATCTTTAAATATAAGTGTTAATATGATGCATAAAGTAACTAAAGTAACTCCTAAAGATACCAACGGCAAGGAGATATCTTCAAGTTTGAATTTAACTGGAAAATCTATTAATCAATCACTTGAACTAATTTTAAATAAAGGAAAAGAACTAAACTTCATTGAAGAAAGATCAACAATATATATATACATAAATGGTAACAAACTAAACAAAAATGACTTATCGTCTTGTGAAAGTTTTGTAAAACAAAATAGAATAGATGCAAGGATAAACAATAGCGGCGAAAATCATAATATAAATCCTCAGTAG
- a CDS encoding glutaredoxin family protein yields MKNVVIYTSDTCSFCVVAKEYFKENNISYEEKNVKEPANRKELMAMGIMSVPVIKIDGETVIGFNQSEVEALLNK; encoded by the coding sequence ATGAAAAATGTTGTTATTTATACTTCTGATACATGTTCATTTTGTGTAGTTGCGAAAGAATATTTTAAAGAAAATAATATAAGCTATGAGGAAAAGAATGTTAAAGAACCAGCTAATAGAAAAGAATTAATGGCTATGGGAATAATGAGTGTGCCTGTAATAAAGATCGATGGTGAAACAGTTATAGGATTTAACCAAAGTGAAGTTGAAGCATTATTAAATAAATAA
- the rluF gene encoding 23S rRNA pseudouridine(2604) synthase RluF: MKPNNNTNLTKHTSSKKKNSSNKNTINKNTINKNKKVNSKPCKNEYIKKEPLAPSYISHDIKDSIRINKFISDSGYCSRREADKLIESGKVTVDGIKAVIGTKVSINQEVYVDKKLINEKEKPIYIALNKPVGITCTTEPWIKGNIVEFVGHPKRIFHIGRLDKDSEGLIFLTNDGDIVNKILRAENNHEKEYIVTVDKPISRDFIEKMSSGVNILDTITKKCKVTRESSHVFRIILTQGLNRQIRRMCSCLGYNVVKLQRIRIMNVTLHNLPIGKWRYLTPSELITINELIS; the protein is encoded by the coding sequence TTGAAGCCTAACAATAATACTAATTTAACTAAACATACTTCTAGTAAGAAAAAAAATTCCTCTAATAAAAATACAATTAATAAAAATACAATTAATAAAAATAAAAAGGTTAATTCTAAACCTTGTAAAAATGAATACATTAAAAAAGAACCTTTAGCACCATCTTACATAAGTCATGATATAAAAGACAGTATACGAATAAATAAATTTATTAGCGATAGTGGGTACTGTTCTAGACGTGAGGCTGATAAGCTTATCGAAAGTGGTAAGGTAACTGTTGATGGTATTAAGGCTGTTATAGGTACCAAGGTTTCTATTAACCAAGAAGTTTATGTAGATAAAAAGTTAATTAATGAAAAAGAAAAGCCTATTTATATAGCTTTAAATAAACCTGTAGGTATAACTTGTACAACTGAGCCCTGGATAAAAGGGAACATAGTTGAATTTGTAGGCCATCCTAAACGAATATTTCATATAGGCCGCCTTGATAAAGATTCTGAGGGATTGATTTTTTTAACTAACGATGGCGATATTGTAAATAAGATACTAAGAGCTGAGAATAATCATGAAAAGGAATATATTGTAACAGTTGATAAACCTATCTCTAGAGACTTTATCGAAAAGATGTCTAGCGGGGTTAATATCCTTGATACCATCACAAAGAAGTGTAAGGTTACTAGAGAAAGCTCTCATGTATTTCGCATAATTCTAACTCAAGGTTTAAACAGACAAATTAGAAGAATGTGTAGTTGCCTTGGATATAACGTAGTAAAATTGCAACGTATAAGGATTATGAATGTAACTTTGCATAACCTACCTATAGGAAAGTGGAGATATCTTACGCCTAGTGAGTTAATAACAATAAATGAGCTTATATCATAA
- a CDS encoding polysaccharide deacetylase family protein yields the protein MKKQSKIIIALALILICSIFCGSLILKVRNNDNISKNNKVNATNNSKEEEQGKVKENNQKHNVNEKKAEKLENRFEGMELKDNLVGVPILYYHSVEKSEDNELRISPKKFRGQLKYLKDNNYVSLTLQELQSYITQNKPIPKNSVVITFDDGYKDNYDNAYPILKEFGYTATIFVISGLIDKDPNYLNSDHIKEMSKNGVEIGSHSINHDNLLEISKEDKIETITKSKQDLEKLIEKPVISIAYPFGKFNDDIVNITKDAGYTLGFTIDKGWGNGKEDPLKLSRVYISAFITDESFKERISKSQYK from the coding sequence ATGAAGAAACAGAGCAAAATTATAATTGCATTAGCTTTGATACTTATTTGTAGTATATTTTGTGGATCACTAATATTAAAGGTTAGAAATAATGATAATATATCAAAAAATAATAAAGTTAATGCTACAAACAACAGTAAAGAGGAAGAGCAAGGTAAAGTGAAAGAAAACAACCAAAAACATAATGTTAATGAAAAGAAAGCAGAAAAGCTTGAAAATAGGTTTGAAGGCATGGAACTTAAGGATAATTTAGTGGGGGTTCCTATACTTTATTATCATTCAGTTGAGAAATCTGAGGATAACGAGCTTCGGATATCTCCTAAAAAGTTTAGAGGTCAGTTGAAGTATTTAAAAGACAATAATTATGTATCTCTGACATTACAAGAGTTGCAGAGTTATATAACTCAGAACAAACCAATTCCTAAAAATTCAGTTGTAATTACATTTGATGATGGGTACAAGGATAACTATGATAATGCTTATCCGATATTAAAAGAGTTTGGATACACTGCTACAATCTTTGTAATATCAGGATTAATAGATAAGGATCCAAATTATTTAAATAGTGATCACATAAAAGAAATGTCAAAGAATGGGGTGGAAATAGGAAGTCATAGCATAAATCACGATAACTTATTAGAAATCTCAAAAGAAGATAAAATAGAAACTATAACAAAATCAAAACAAGATTTGGAAAAGTTAATAGAAAAACCAGTCATAAGTATTGCATACCCTTTTGGGAAATTTAATGATGATATTGTTAATATAACAAAAGACGCCGGTTACACATTAGGATTTACAATAGATAAAGGCTGGGGGAATGGCAAAGAAGATCCACTTAAATTAAGTAGAGTGTACATAAGCGCATTTATTACAGATGAAAGCTTTAAAGAAAGAATATCAAAATCTCAATATAAATAA
- a CDS encoding alpha/beta hydrolase yields MYNVIIYILMILLIIFSVIYFIVKYYFQQVVVREVTSEDVMFKEQIKRGLIDNEFYKSLKKEEFFIESKDSLRLRGIYIKSNNESNKTMIFVHGITVGLAYSIKYISMFLEKGWNVLIYDQRRHSKSEGKYSTYGYYEKEDLDLFVNWVINKKGEGEIIGLHGESMGAATVLQYAKINKFAKFIISDCAFSSLNELLERKVKEKGALLKPILKLMSKRAVRKAKFSFNFISPIEVVRKTSIPIMFIHGDKDKFVPWDMSVAMYDSKEVGIKRLYIAKGARHAQSIEVNKFKYEEEVMKFVDEVLNNTDNLNKGLY; encoded by the coding sequence ATGTATAATGTGATCATATATATTTTAATGATTCTATTGATTATATTCTCAGTGATTTATTTTATAGTTAAATATTATTTCCAGCAAGTAGTGGTAAGAGAAGTTACTTCTGAAGATGTAATGTTTAAGGAACAAATAAAAAGAGGGCTTATAGATAATGAGTTTTATAAATCGTTAAAAAAAGAAGAATTTTTTATAGAATCAAAGGATAGCTTAAGATTAAGGGGTATTTATATAAAGTCTAATAATGAATCTAATAAAACCATGATTTTTGTACATGGAATAACTGTTGGTTTAGCATATTCAATAAAATACATATCAATGTTTTTAGAAAAAGGTTGGAATGTCCTTATATACGATCAAAGAAGACATTCTAAAAGTGAGGGTAAATACTCTACTTATGGATATTATGAAAAAGAAGATCTTGATTTATTTGTTAATTGGGTAATAAATAAAAAAGGTGAAGGTGAGATAATTGGACTCCATGGTGAGTCGATGGGCGCTGCGACCGTACTTCAATATGCTAAAATCAATAAGTTTGCTAAGTTTATTATTTCAGATTGTGCATTTTCTAGTTTGAATGAATTGTTAGAAAGAAAGGTAAAGGAAAAAGGTGCTTTATTGAAGCCAATATTAAAGCTCATGAGCAAAAGGGCCGTAAGAAAAGCAAAATTTAGTTTCAATTTCATAAGTCCAATTGAGGTTGTTAGAAAAACCTCGATACCAATTATGTTTATCCATGGAGATAAGGATAAATTTGTACCATGGGATATGAGTGTTGCTATGTATGATTCAAAGGAAGTAGGAATAAAAAGGTTATATATAGCAAAAGGTGCCAGACATGCACAGTCTATTGAAGTGAATAAATTTAAGTATGAAGAGGAAGTTATGAAGTTTGTGGATGAAGTTTTAAATAATACAGATAATCTTAATAAAGGTCTATATTAA
- a CDS encoding class D sortase, whose product MDKKRVAGTLLIVIGILIISSAIFMRLSSNKKQKDMITKFEETLRDMGEYDEDNVGKEGSPSGEHNKEGNNAIAMMIIPKINVTAAVAEGSDMETLKSAVGHFEGTALPGQKGNFAVAGHRNYTYSEYFKRADELENGDEIIVRSKEGEFKYNVTEKRIVEPEDVGVLDSTEDATLTIVTCTPGATKRLIINGKLE is encoded by the coding sequence ATGGATAAAAAGAGGGTTGCAGGAACATTACTTATAGTAATTGGCATTTTAATTATATCTAGTGCTATTTTCATGAGACTTTCTTCAAACAAAAAACAAAAAGATATGATAACTAAGTTTGAGGAAACCCTAAGAGATATGGGAGAGTACGATGAGGATAATGTAGGCAAAGAAGGCTCACCTAGTGGAGAGCATAATAAAGAGGGTAATAATGCAATAGCAATGATGATTATACCTAAAATTAATGTTACAGCAGCTGTGGCTGAAGGTAGTGATATGGAGACTTTAAAATCTGCAGTAGGACATTTTGAAGGAACAGCTCTACCAGGACAAAAGGGCAACTTTGCAGTAGCAGGACATAGAAATTACACATATAGTGAGTATTTTAAAAGAGCGGATGAGTTAGAAAATGGAGATGAAATAATAGTTAGAAGTAAAGAGGGAGAATTTAAATATAATGTTACAGAAAAAAGGATAGTAGAGCCAGAAGATGTAGGTGTACTAGATTCAACTGAAGATGCCACGTTAACTATAGTAACATGTACACCCGGTGCAACAAAACGATTAATAATAAATGGAAAACTAGAATAA
- a CDS encoding ABC transporter permease: protein MNKSITLLVFKKELMDIFRDKKTLISSIVIPLVIFPLLFMVMGKSISKTSKSVEDNLKISISDKSNSDMGQFIKDQKGINLIETDSIEEDMKSGKILMSLEIPEGFENLISKEEMVDVIVTYDNSSQQSQMALSKIKGYIDIYSKEVVAKRLELRGIKQELLTPVNLEVKTFEKESEGFSKFMLSLLLPLLLVMYSVSGPIAPATDLGAGEKERGTLEPLLTTKASRMSLLWGKFLAITVMGLVTTIASLVGVMIAMKQSGGLMSNGNASATSFSIEPKAMILIGMVAILTTMVFGALELSISIYARSFKEAQTYLTPLTIITIIPVYATYMLDPKSIENFYFHIPLANSVCLLKELIMGIYNYNHIFITIGWTIAYIVISLLFARFMFSREEVVFRA from the coding sequence ATGAATAAGAGTATAACCTTATTAGTATTTAAAAAAGAGTTAATGGATATATTCAGGGATAAGAAGACCCTTATATCAAGTATTGTAATACCTCTTGTTATATTTCCTTTATTATTTATGGTTATGGGTAAAAGTATAAGCAAAACATCAAAGTCAGTAGAGGATAATCTTAAAATTTCTATTTCAGATAAATCAAATAGTGATATGGGACAGTTCATAAAAGATCAGAAGGGGATAAATCTCATAGAAACTGATAGCATAGAAGAAGATATGAAAAGTGGAAAGATACTTATGTCATTAGAAATACCAGAAGGCTTTGAAAACTTAATTTCAAAGGAAGAAATGGTTGATGTTATAGTAACCTATGATAATTCTAGTCAGCAATCTCAAATGGCATTATCTAAAATTAAGGGTTATATAGATATTTACTCTAAAGAAGTTGTGGCAAAAAGGCTTGAATTAAGAGGTATAAAACAAGAACTTTTAACTCCTGTGAATTTGGAAGTTAAAACTTTTGAAAAAGAGTCTGAGGGCTTTAGTAAATTTATGCTATCGTTATTATTACCTTTATTACTTGTTATGTATAGTGTATCAGGACCAATTGCTCCAGCTACAGACTTAGGAGCTGGGGAAAAGGAAAGAGGAACATTAGAGCCTTTATTAACTACAAAGGCAAGCAGGATGTCATTACTGTGGGGAAAATTCTTAGCAATTACAGTCATGGGATTAGTAACAACTATAGCATCACTCGTAGGGGTAATGATTGCAATGAAACAAAGTGGCGGGCTTATGTCTAATGGAAATGCTTCAGCTACAAGCTTTAGTATAGAACCAAAAGCTATGATATTAATAGGTATGGTTGCTATATTAACAACTATGGTTTTTGGTGCATTAGAACTTTCTATAAGCATATATGCAAGATCATTTAAAGAAGCTCAGACTTATTTAACACCACTTACCATAATAACTATAATTCCAGTATACGCAACATATATGTTAGATCCTAAAAGTATAGAAAACTTTTATTTTCATATACCATTAGCTAATTCAGTTTGCCTTTTGAAAGAACTGATAATGGGTATTTATAATTATAATCATATATTTATAACAATAGGATGGACTATAGCTTATATAGTTATTTCTCTACTCTTTGCGAGATTCATGTTCAGTCGGGAAGAAGTCGTGTTTAGAGCATAA
- a CDS encoding ATP-binding cassette domain-containing protein has protein sequence MVEVIGLSKQFKSVKAVDNISFKVSQGEIVGLLGENGAGKTTTLRMLATMLKPTSGTVNINNYDVVNDAHMVRGEIGILFGGEVGLYDRLTARENIKYFAQLNGVSNQKAEEQINKLVKAFNMEEYIDRRVGKFSRGMKQKVAIARSIVHDPKIMLFDEPTAGLDISASKIIHDFILHCKEENKAIVFSSHMMNEVEKLCDRVVIINKGKIVEDGKIDTLKEKYNNQDMESIFIKLIGGDSQNE, from the coding sequence GTGGTAGAAGTAATTGGACTAAGCAAACAATTTAAATCAGTAAAAGCAGTAGATAATATTAGCTTTAAAGTAAGTCAAGGTGAAATTGTTGGATTGCTTGGAGAAAATGGAGCAGGAAAGACAACTACATTAAGAATGCTTGCAACAATGTTAAAACCTACATCAGGAACAGTGAATATAAATAATTATGATGTAGTAAACGATGCTCATATGGTAAGAGGTGAGATAGGTATATTATTCGGTGGAGAAGTTGGACTATACGACAGGCTTACAGCAAGAGAAAACATCAAATATTTTGCCCAATTAAATGGTGTTTCAAATCAAAAAGCTGAAGAACAAATAAATAAATTAGTTAAGGCATTTAATATGGAAGAATATATAGATAGAAGAGTAGGAAAGTTTTCAAGGGGGATGAAACAAAAGGTTGCTATTGCAAGGTCTATTGTTCATGATCCTAAAATTATGCTGTTTGATGAACCAACAGCAGGATTAGATATAAGTGCATCAAAGATAATACACGATTTTATACTTCATTGCAAAGAAGAAAACAAAGCAATCGTATTTTCTAGTCATATGATGAATGAAGTTGAAAAGCTTTGTGACAGAGTAGTTATAATAAACAAAGGAAAAATTGTCGAAGATGGCAAAATTGATACACTTAAAGAAAAGTATAATAACCAGGATATGGAGAGCATTTTCATTAAATTAATAGGAGGGGATTCCCAAAATGAATAA
- the ispF gene encoding 2-C-methyl-D-erythritol 2,4-cyclodiphosphate synthase: MRIGLGYDVHKLVEGRSLILGGATIPYKYGLLGHSDADVLVHAITDSILGAACLGDIGTHFPDNNLLYKDISSLSLLKKVYDLVLKQGFSIGNIDATIIAEAPKLSPYIYEMRNNISSTLDIDINQINIKATTEEGLGFTGSGEGMASQSICLLVSNK, translated from the coding sequence ATGCGAATTGGGTTAGGATATGATGTTCACAAATTAGTTGAAGGTAGATCTTTAATATTAGGTGGAGCAACTATACCTTATAAGTATGGATTGCTTGGACACTCAGATGCAGATGTGCTTGTACACGCTATAACGGATTCAATTTTGGGTGCAGCATGCTTAGGGGACATAGGTACACATTTTCCAGATAATAATTTACTATACAAGGATATATCAAGTTTATCCCTTCTAAAGAAGGTTTATGACTTGGTTTTAAAACAAGGTTTTTCTATTGGAAATATAGATGCTACTATAATTGCTGAGGCCCCTAAACTATCGCCTTATATTTATGAAATGAGAAATAACATTTCTAGTACTCTAGACATTGATATTAATCAGATCAATATAAAAGCTACTACAGAAGAAGGTTTAGGTTTCACTGGCTCAGGTGAAGGAATGGCATCACAAAGTATTTGTTTATTAGTTAGTAATAAATAA
- a CDS encoding transposase yields MPRSARVRNNEGIYHVMLRSISDVSLFKEDNDKDKFMMYIKKYKIQFGFKIYAYCLMSNHVHIIIDCNGGDISKIMHGINQSYAQYYNKKYDRYGHLFQDRFKSKIVDNERYLIALSLYIHNNPKDIAEYKNNIENYFYSSLAIYLGIRKDPKDILDKKVIINIVSRNYKRFKIRYKLMLKISVSETEFEDYDFTLQEGYYEYKSDRDLIYRDKSHLVILSILLKRFNLKKDALFLKNNREICEFKSIFILLCRNLCNMSYKELGKILINNSQANLSRLCSNGIELVMEDIRYKNIIRRVYEQVC; encoded by the coding sequence TTGCCAAGATCTGCTAGAGTAAGAAATAATGAAGGTATATATCATGTAATGCTAAGAAGTATAAGTGATGTAAGTCTTTTTAAAGAGGATAATGATAAAGATAAATTTATGATGTATATAAAAAAATATAAGATTCAGTTCGGATTTAAGATTTATGCTTACTGTCTTATGTCAAATCACGTTCATATTATAATAGATTGTAATGGTGGGGATATATCTAAAATAATGCATGGTATTAACCAAAGTTATGCTCAATATTATAATAAAAAATACGATCGTTATGGTCACCTGTTTCAAGATAGGTTCAAAAGCAAAATAGTTGATAATGAGAGATATCTTATAGCATTAAGTCTATATATACATAATAATCCTAAAGACATTGCTGAATATAAGAACAATATAGAAAATTATTTTTATTCTAGCCTTGCAATTTATTTAGGAATAAGAAAAGATCCTAAAGATATACTAGATAAAAAAGTAATAATAAATATAGTTTCTAGAAATTATAAAAGATTTAAAATAAGATATAAATTGATGTTAAAAATAAGTGTAAGTGAAACAGAATTTGAAGATTATGATTTTACATTGCAAGAAGGATACTATGAATATAAAAGTGACAGGGATTTAATTTATAGAGATAAGTCACATTTAGTTATATTAAGCATATTGTTAAAAAGATTCAATTTAAAAAAAGATGCTTTGTTTTTGAAAAATAACAGAGAAATATGTGAATTTAAAAGCATTTTCATATTATTATGTAGAAATTTATGCAATATGTCATATAAGGAATTAGGAAAGATTTTAATTAATAATTCTCAAGCAAATTTATCCAGATTGTGCTCTAATGGAATTGAATTAGTAATGGAAGATATAAGGTATAAGAATATAATTAGACGTGTTTATGAACAAGTATGCTAA
- a CDS encoding DNA-3-methyladenine glycosylase — MEKLSREFYRRDALIVSKELLGNLIVKKVGNDMVVAKIVEVEAYRGTIDKAAHSYSGKATNRTKIMYGDGGFAYVYLIYGMYYCMNIVASTMDKPEAILIRAVEPIDGIDIMSKLRYGKDFNDITKKQKVNLTNGPGKLCIALNITKEDNGIDMRGDDFYILDNKDKQFTIETSKRINIDYSEEAKDFDWRFFIKDNIYVSKG, encoded by the coding sequence TTGGAAAAGCTAAGTAGAGAATTTTATAGAAGAGATGCATTGATAGTTTCGAAGGAACTTTTAGGTAATCTAATAGTTAAAAAAGTGGGCAATGATATGGTAGTTGCAAAAATTGTAGAAGTTGAAGCTTACAGAGGTACTATAGATAAGGCTGCACACTCTTATAGTGGAAAGGCAACAAATAGAACTAAAATAATGTATGGCGATGGAGGATTTGCTTATGTGTATTTAATTTATGGCATGTACTATTGTATGAATATAGTTGCAAGCACCATGGATAAACCAGAGGCAATCTTAATTAGAGCGGTGGAACCCATAGATGGAATTGATATTATGAGTAAATTAAGATATGGTAAAGATTTTAATGACATTACTAAAAAGCAAAAAGTAAATTTAACTAATGGCCCAGGAAAGCTTTGCATTGCTCTTAACATAACTAAGGAAGATAATGGTATTGACATGCGCGGAGATGACTTTTATATATTAGATAATAAAGACAAACAATTCACAATAGAAACATCAAAAAGAATAAATATCGATTACTCAGAAGAAGCAAAAGATTTTGATTGGAGATTTTTTATAAAGGATAATATTTATGTGTCAAAGGGATAG
- a CDS encoding MupG family TIM beta-alpha barrel fold protein has translation MYEGLSTLEIHRLTLSRISAKHLYAMGINNVFFGDSTASDEELISVGSVNEKVIEFDIEVLSNCDVEKKIIFRDFHSNRSDASADVIRS, from the coding sequence ATTTATGAAGGACTCTCTACTCTAGAAATTCACAGATTAACATTATCAAGGATTTCAGCTAAGCATTTATACGCAATGGGAATAAATAATGTGTTTTTTGGTGATAGTACAGCATCTGATGAAGAATTAATAAGTGTAGGAAGTGTAAATGAAAAAGTAATAGAATTTGATATAGAAGTATTAAGTAATTGTGATGTAGAAAAGAAAATTATTTTTAGAGACTTTCACTCTAACCGAAGCGACGCATCAGCGGATGTTATAAGATCTTAA